The Gossypium raimondii isolate GPD5lz chromosome 2, ASM2569854v1, whole genome shotgun sequence genome segment TGAGTTTAATACCCTCTGaattaattctttaatcaattttcaattcaaccaatttatcAGTCGATCTAATTCGGTTCAGACAACCCTAATTATATGAATTTCAAGCTGTTGAAGTTACAactgatattaaaataaatcggAACCTTCTCGGTCTCACCAAACTTACTCTAAACCAagagcataaaaaataaaataaaaaaatcctccTCTAAACCATGCAGTGTCAGCAATCATAAGATCTGTTAGTGAACCATTGAGTAGAAACTATAGATGACAACAAGTGGGAACCCTCACCTTGTCAGAGATCATGAGAAGTATTGAACTCTTATAATTAGAATAATCAAGTTCCACTGAAAATAACGATATAAAAACGCATACCATGAACATACAGTTCATAATATTCTTTGAAGTTTTAGACTCTTGACAATAACCAGAAAAGTCAAACACAAACACAGTACGTATCTTCAGTTCATAAACATCCCAATAAACCAttgggattcaaacacaaaaccaTCACACAAACACATATTGTCTGTATCTTCAGTTCATAAACATCCCAATAAACCATTGACATTCAAACACAACCATCACACAAATGCATACTGACAATATCTTCAGTTCATAAACATCCCAATAAACCATTGAGACTGTATTTCAAAGAAGCAAATTACTCAACCCGTGGCTTTTTCTGCAACCTGGCTAGCTTCAGTTGGTTTTCTTTTAACTCAGCTTCGTCCTGATCCAGCTTCAGTTTCTTCTCTTTTAAGTCAGCTTCGTCCTGATCCAGCTTCAGTTTCTTCTCTTTTAAGTCAGCTTCATCCTTCTCCAGCTTCAGTTTGTCTTTTCTAACATTAGCTTTCCTCTTCTCAAATCTCTTCTCCTCTGCTTGATACTCCATTTCACGAGCCTGCATCAACTTATTCATGATGTcttgcaccattgcctccataGTTGTGATGACTTTTAGCTCAAGTATCTCTGGGTTACTTTCTATTTTATGGTAAACTTCAGCTAGTGAGTTCATAATGATCCTTTGAACATCTCCATGactacat includes the following:
- the LOC105789267 gene encoding uncharacterized protein LOC105789267, which produces MLQDFKNQKLTNPVSIQDLVQMEDEHLIFHFPLTPDCTSGAKIHINLQGYHEVDSLEKGLNVDPVLLSLQFFDVEDFLLSDDKIYNDLTEGSGDVRANQDDMKLSTVQGHGDVQRIIMNSLAEVYHKIESNPEILELKVITTMEAMVQDIMNKLMQAREMEYQAEEKRFEKRKANVRKDKLKLEKDEADLKEKKLKLDQDEADLKEKKLKLDQDEAELKENQLKLARLQKKPRVE